A portion of the Oncorhynchus gorbuscha isolate QuinsamMale2020 ecotype Even-year linkage group LG19, OgorEven_v1.0, whole genome shotgun sequence genome contains these proteins:
- the pogzb gene encoding uncharacterized protein pogzb, giving the protein MDGDLFMECEEEELEPWQQMYDDVEEELEFIEGDNDNVCEASFFSSTSRETPIPSIPSLTASAAQRVPATVSNTILSSSVLQRTTRAPPVSSSVLPQFLVPTGVPGMPSLVPSGMVQGQQLIQIQTPTGLSTMLLPTAVNPGAGPANAQQIYFTQGFPVRNVRPGQNPMGIVLNLQQGQMIRPITLLSGPGGQFFAPSMGMPQVVTQPAQIRPTAGPSGALRQAVPSSFATMQIPATLTIRGSSHAPLTTTASTMGTRPTLLNTSSQPQILKWNQVPVALQSQLLQIVKSNSQANVPVATPLTQGNTKVDREVKICPRCGAQFKMQEALQGHMCFCCPDLVITAGPSSSSGTQNPLPELAPSSNPDPPPKVVMLVDDFYYGHFAGQQSLVDSQPTKLNYSFKCVICPKRSNSNIRLMDHMKQHPEMTKWVDQLTSCQHCFRQFSTSAQLQYHVENAHGPTQSSTCCKICEWAFESEPVFLHHMKNTHKPGEMPYICQVCRYRSSFFSDVYNHFCTNHAKTCNQLCVYCLKVFKSPNSYQQHYIRHQASRASHCNKCRLQFLSATDRMEHKTHSHRTFRKPKQLEGLQAGTKVTIRAYSHHKGQLPKNVPMDYKTTGPTPQAGQTYTNIQHQLQTTSTNNQNHHEEIHQAVGPAHQVSETECDSSASLPSESIVSLVKQRCMECSSDVPSFPDHYPTFVHCAVCPYSTCCSRSYADHMITNHAPRMKPNRVPLHKQPPPCYLKLRCELCDFSSQTGDLMAKHLAQDPSHGSSTCTPNESLESDIEFCQEEEDKSGGGVEVGRSEWALMENWREPLLRGTNSANILDFTESCGPHQSLNKNSDAVDYFNLLFPYSLMELIANETNAKAKTCQFLGQRDPDWVPVAAHEIKGFIGLSILMGLQSLPEPANYWSWQHYDNCHTFFRAMSIKRFQQISNNIWMGSLLTSMEEEEEGEGSGSDRLRLFRPMLSILGDSMWEAYQPNRCLAIDRALLPSLETEAGQAKGNPKAQPGVWLLCDSKSGYCHRLLIHMGREKENELGFSVVPPLVEGLQQKHHQLFLGSSLASAPLMQKLLDQGIYASSSFPPPSPILPRELWEQGKLEKPGDFLQRQLGPLLATRWKDTKEMGCLSTNARPGQPDTVWRKSQTKVGELSPIERPLAFRLLQENMRGVDICKQLLACNPLGGLPLDKHWRSLFWFLVNLSIVNAFIVLRESRKENPPSWVQGGLFTQANFRKRLGHQLAKCAERQARIHSENKEGLASVREVALQGNPNKLRHRLVKLTAKTKRCKNCNLKNLRHESVFGCIVCKANLCKQPSCFWEYHGFSPHHSGSPNVGFIMEDMRNTMGADRFDDSSEWGPLGPESDLDEAMAPVEDMGSDTDNEEMEVEGLGKDVDEIVNEGESKQQPAISDPPVTPPTVRPVVKEREDTLSVRLLRIVLFALCCGERQAAKQLSTQSNLIRACLKNKEKQLERDGRGPGKGEAVERMVEWVMAQREQQLPLNEKNLFQRASEIHSQDGHSSAFRISYDWAVSFMLQHSLGWQAVGRTATVSCRLPRSMEDNANSFTKFTRKHIQAHNLPHTGIAAMDELSVFVDIEALSDPAKVDKEEALQLVGTREPLVTIYLSALADGTMLRTLVLIKGQLPKMQGTGLPNSVLLEAKVEGFTRDEELALWESQVWRQHMLDQNRSAKGMLILDGHRGHVSKDFLTTLGATGTLPAVVPAGCTCRLQPLEMCLRPVLQSFLLARWARLAAEGGAAGATHKDLVQLLVAWLVEALSYLEEQPDLLRQSFHLTDLVPGQRDQEMTKTLAETQSELMSTLREALLGPEVLEPESPAELEQEDSRGTEDMEAGEERVDEKQETGEERVDEEQEAGEERVDEEQEAGEERVDEEQEVKEGKVDEEQESEEGTLDENYKVAIEMDTRKDNILEKGEEEMEPLPESQEGPMRMSPPLSPSLSQTLS; this is encoded by the exons TCTGTGAAGCCTCCTTTTTCTCCTCGACATCCCGAGAGACTCCAATTCCCAGCATACCCTCCCTCACTGCCTCAGCTGCACAACGTGTCCCGGCAACGGTTTCCAACACAatcctgtcctcctctgtcttgCAGCGCACCACTAGAGCAC CTCCTGTGTCGTCATCGGTGTTACCTCAATTTCTGGTCCCCACGGGAGTCCCTGGTATGCCCTCTCTGGTACCATCTGGCATGGTCCAGGGACAACAGCTGATCCAGATCCAAACCCCTACAGGTCTGAGCACCATGCTACTGCCCACAGCTGTTAACCCTGGTGCCGGCCCGGCCAATGCCCAGCAGATCTACTTCACCCAG GGTTTCCCGGTCCGAAACGTCAGGCCTGGGCAGAACCCTATGGGGATAGTTCTGAATTTACAGCAAGGCCAGATGATTCGACCCATCACCCTACTCTCTG GACCTGGAGGGCAGTTCTTTGCTCCGTCTATGGGGATGCCTCAGGTTGTGACCCAGCCTGCACAGATTAGGCCCACTGCTGGCCCCAGTGGTGCTTTACGGCAGGCGGTGCCCAGCTCCTTTGCCACTATGCAAATCCCTGCCACCCTCACCATCCGCGGTTCCAGTCACGCCCCCCTCACCACCACGGCTAGCACCATGGGCACCCGGCCCACTCTACTCAACACTTCCTCACAGCCTCAGATTT TGAAATGGAACCAAGTCCCAGTCGCTCTCCAATCGCAGCTTCTGCAGATCGTCAAGAGCAACAGCCAGGCCAATGTACCCGTGGCCACGCCCCTGACACAGGGCAACACCAAAG TTGATCGGGAGGTAAAGATATGCCCCCGATGTGGAGCCCAATTCAAAATGCAAGAAGCACTTCAAGGACATATGTGT TTCTGCTGTCCAGACCTGGTCATTACTGCTGGGCCTTCCAGCAGCAGTGGCACTCAGAACCCCCTGCCAGAACTGGCTCCCAGCTCCAACCCAGACCCTCCGCCTAAGGTGGTTATGCTAGTGGATGATTTCTACTATGGCCACTTCGCGGGCCAACAATCCCTGGTCGACAGCCAGCCCACAAAGCTGAACTATTCCTTCAAATGTGTCATCTGTCCCAAGAGGTCCAATAGCAACATTAG GCTGATGGACCACATGAAGCAGCACCCAGAGATGACTAAATGGGTGGACCAGCTGACCTCCTGCCAGCACTGCTTCCGCCAGTTCTCTACCAGCGCCCAGCTCCAGTACCATGTGGAGAATGCCCACGGGCCCACTCAGTCTTCCA CTTGTTGTAAGATCTGTGAGTGGGCGTTTGAGAGTGAGCCAGTGTTCCTGCATCACATGAAGAACACCCACAAACCAGGAGAGATGCCCTATATTTGTCAG GTGTGTCGGTACCGGTCTTCTTTCTTTTCTGATGTGTACAACCACTTCTGTACCAATCATGCAAAGACGTGCAACCAGCTGTGTGTCTACTGCCTGAAGGTGTTCAAGAGCCCCAACTCCTACCAGCAGCATTACATACGACACCAG GCCAGTAGAGCGAGTCACTGCAACAAGTGCCGTTTGCAGTTCCTCTCTGCCACGGACAGGATGGAGCACAAAACCCACAGCCACAGGACCTTCCGCAAACCCAAGCAGCTGGAGGGGCTCCAAGCTGGGACTAAA GTGACCATCAGGGCATATTCCCACCACAAGGGACAGTTGCCCAAGAATGTACCTATGGACTATAAGACGACAGGCCCCACTCCTCAGGCGGGCCAGACCTACACAAACATACAACATCAACTCCAAACCACCTCCACAAACAACCAGAACCACCATGAGGAAATCCATCAAGCAGTTGGACCTGCTCACCAAGTTTCAGAAACGGAG TGTGACAGTAGCGCTAGCTTGCCCTCTGAGAGCAT tgtgtctctagtCAAGCAGCGGTGCATGGAGTGCAGCTCAGACGTACCCAGCTTCCCCGACCACTACCCCACCTTCGTCCACTGTGCTGTGTGCCCCTACAGCACCTGCTGTTCGCGCTCCTACGCAGACCACATGATTAC AAATCATGCACCACGTATGAAACCCAACCGGGTCCCCCTGCACAAGCAGCCTCCTCCTTG CTATTTGAAGCTGCGGTGTGAGCTCTGTGACTTCAGTTCTCAGACAGGGGACCTTATGGCCAAGCACCTGGCCCAGGACCCAAGTCACGGCTCCAGCACCTGTACACCAAACG AGTCTCTGGAGTCTGACATTGAGTTCTgccaagaggaggaggacaaatCCGGGGGGGGTGTGGAAGTGGGGAGGTCTGAATGGGCGTTAATGGAGAACTGGAGAGAACCTCTGCTGAGAGGCACCAACTCCGCAAACATCCTCGACTTCACAGAGAGCTGCGGTCCTCACCAGTCCTTAAACAAAAACAGCGACGCTGTCGACTACTTCAACCTGCTCTTCCCGTACTCGCTCATGGAGCTCATCGCCAACGAGACCAACGCCAAGGCCAAGACCTGCCAGTTTCTTGGGCAACGTGACCCGGACTGGGTCCCTGTTGCCGCTCACGAGATCAAGGGCTTCATAGGTCTCAGTATCCTCATGGGCCTTCAGAGCCTCCCAGAGCCTGCCAACTACTGGTCCTGGCAGCACTACGACAACTGCCACACCTTCTTCAGGGCCATGTCCATCAAGCGCTTCCAGCAGATCTCCAACAACATCTGGATGGGTAGTCTGCTCACctccatggaggaggaggaggagggggagggcagtgGCAGCGACAGGCTGCGTCTCTTTAGACCTATGCTGAGCATCCTTGGCGACTCCATGTGGGAAGCCTACCAACCCAACCGGTGCCTTGCCATCGACCGGGCCCTGCTGCCCAGTCTGGAGACGGAGGCTGGCCAAGCCAAAGGGAACCCCAAGGCCCAACCAGGGGTGTGGCTGCTGTGTGACTCCAAGTCGGGCTACTGCCACCGACTGCTCATCCAcatggggagggagaaggagaatgagCTGGGGTTCAGTGTCGTTCCCCCCTTAGTGGAGGGACTCCAGCAGAAACACCACCAGCTCTTCCTGGGTAGCTCACTGGCCTCTGCCCCTCTCATGCAGAAGCTCTTGGACCAGGGCATTTATGCCTCTAGCTCCTTCCCTCCACCAAGCCCCATCCTCCCCAGGGAGCTGTGGGAGCAGGGTAAGTTGGAGAAGCCTGGGGACTTCCTGCAGAGGCAGTTGGGTCCCCTGCTGGCCACCCGCTGGAAAGACACCAAGGAGATGGGCTGCCTGTCCACCAACGCCAGGCCGGGGCAGCCAGACACAGTGTGGAGGAAGTCTCAAACCAAAGTGGGCGAACTCAGCCCCATCGAGCGGCCCTTAGCCTTCCGACTTCTGCAGGAGAATATGCGAGGAGTTGACATCTGCAAACAGCTGCTTGCCTGCAACCCTCTAGGAGGGCTGCCACTAGACAAGCACTGGCGCAGTCTCTTCTGGTTCCTGGTCAACCTGAGCATAGTCAACGCCTTCATAGTGCTGCGGGAGAGCCGCAAAGAGAACCCACCGTCATGGGTGCAGGGCGGACTCTTTACCCAGGCAAACTTTCGAAAGCGCTTAGGGCATCAGCTAGCCAAGTGTGCAGAGAGACAAGCACGCATCCACTCTGAGAATAAAGAGGGACTAGCGAGCGTGCGAGAAGTTGCCCTGCAAGGCAATCCAAATAAACTAAGGCACAGATTGGTTAAACTCACCGCCAAGACCAAGAGATGCAAGAACTGCAATCTGAAGAACCTGCGCCATGAGAGCGTGTTTGGATGCATCGTTTGCAAAGCCAACCTGTGCAAGCAGCCCAGCTGCTTCTGGGAGTATCATGGCTTCTCACCCCACCACTCAG GCTCCCCTAATGTTGGATTCATCATGGAGGACATGAG AAACACCATGGGAGCAGACCGCTTTGACGACAGCAGCGAGTGGGGTCCCTTAGGGCCGGAGAGTGACCTGGACGAGGCAATGGCCCCAGTGGAGGACATGGGCTCAGACACAGACAATGAAGAAATGGAGGTTGAAGGTCTTGGCAAGGACGTTGATGAAATTGTTAATGAAGGGGAGTCTAAACAGCAGCCTGCCATATCTGACCCTCCCGTCACCCCTCCGACAGTACGCCCGGTGGTAAAAGAACGAGAGGACACCCTCTCTGTGCGTCTGCTGAGGATAGTGCTGTTCGCTCTGTGCTGCGGGGAACGTCAAGCCGCCAAGCAGCTATCCACCCAGTCTAATCTCATCCGGGCCTGTCTGAAGAACAAGGAGAAGCAGCTGGAACGTGATGGCCGGGGACCCGGCAAGGGAGAGGCGGTGGAGCGCATGGTGGAGTGGGTCATGGCCCAGCGAGAGCAGCAGCTGCCGCTCAACGAGAAGAACCTTTTTCAGAGGGCTTCTGAGATCCACAGCCAGGACGGTCACAGCAGCGCCTTCCGCATCTCTTATGACTGGGCTGTGAGCTTCATGCTGCAGCATAGCCTTGGCTGGCAGGCTGTTGGGCGGACTGCCACGGTCAGCTGCCGCTTGCCACGCTCCATGGAGGACAACGCTAACTCCTTCACCAAGTTCACCCGCAAGCACATCCAGGCCCACAATCTGCCCCACACAGGCATAGCTGCCATGGACGAGTTGTCTGTCTTTGTAGACATTGAGGCGCTTTCGGATCCAGCCAAAGTGGATAAAGAAGAGGCTCTCCAGCTGGTGGGAACCAGGGAACCTCTGGTCACCATCTATCTTTCAGCGCTGGCCGATGGCACCATGCTACGCACCCTGGTCCTAATCAAGGGGCAGCTCCCCAAGATGCAGGGCACAGGCCTCCCCAACTCTGTCCTGCTGGAGGCCAAGGTGGAGGGATTCACCAGGGACGAGGAGTTGGCACTGTGGGAGTCTCAGGTGTGGCGCCAACATATGCTGGACCAGAACAGGAGTGCCAAAGGCATGCTGATCCTGGACGGCCACCGTGGACACGTGTCTAAGGACTTCTTGACCACCCTTGGTGCCACTGGCACCCTTCCAGCCGTGGTCCCCGCTGGCTGCACCTGCCGCCTCCAGCCCTTGGAGATGTGCCTGCGGCCCGTGCTGCAGAGTTTCTTGCTGGCCCGCTGGGCCCGGCTGGCAGCCGAGGGTGGGGCAGCAGGGGCCACACACAAAGACCTAGTGCAGCTGCTAGTGGCCTGGCTAGTGGAGGCTTTGTCCTACCTAGAGGAACAGCCTGATCTGCTGCGACAGTCCTTCCACCTTACTGACTTGGTCCCTGGGCAGCGGGACCAGGAAATGACCAAGACTCTGGCAGAGACCCAGTCAGAGCTGATGAGTACTCTCAGAGAGGCCCTGCTAGGTCCTGAGGTTCTGGAGCCAGAGTCACCAGCAGAGCTTGAGCAGGAAGACAGCAGGGGTACAGAGGACATGgaggctggagaagagagggtagaTGAGAAGCAAGAGActggagaagagagggtagaTGAGGAGCAagaggctggagaagagagggtagaTGAGGAGCAagaggctggagaagagagggtagatgaggagcaagaggttaaagaagGGAAGGTAGATGAAGAGCAGGAAAGTGAAGAAGGGACATTAGATGAGAATTACAAGGTAGCTATAGAAATGGACACAAGAAAGGATAACATATTGGAaaagggagaagaagagatggagccGCTGCCAGAGAGCCAGGAGGGCCCCATGAGGATGTCTCCCCCTCTTAGTCCTTCCCTTTCACAAACTCTGAGTTGA
- the selenbp1 gene encoding methanethiol oxidase isoform X1 produces the protein MATKCTGCGPGYKSPLDAMKGPREKIVYLPCIYRNTGIQKPDYLATVDVDPKSPTYCQVIHRLPMPNLNDELHHSGWNACSSCFGDSSKKRNRLILPSFISSRVYIVDTGTDPRAPQMHKIVEPTDIFWKTGLANPHTTHCLGNGQIMISSIGDPSGNGKGGFILLDGKTFEVVGNWELPGEAAPFGYDFWYQPRHNVMMSTEWGAPKALAYGFNLEHVKEGLYGSKIHVWDWTTHKRLQSLDLGEEGAIPLEIRFLHDPSATEGYVGCALQGTVFRFYRTPKGEWAAEKVIHVPSKKVEGWALPVMPSLITDILISLDDRFLYFSNWLHGDIRQYDITNRRNPRLAGQLFLGGSILNDGPVKVLEDPENQSQPPPRIIKGKRIPGSPQMLQLSLDGKRLYVTTSLYSGWDKQFYPEMIKEGSVMMQIDVNTANGGLKVNENFLVDFGKEPNGPALAHELRYPGGDCTSDIWL, from the exons ATGG cAACTAAATGCACAGGCTGTGGACCTGGCTACAAAAGCCCACTGGATGCCATGAAGG GTCCACGTGAGAAGATTGTGTACCTGCCCTGCATTTATCGCAACACTGGAATCCAAAAACCAGACTACCTTGCCACTGTCGATGTGGACCCCAAGTCTCCTACTTATTGTCAG GTCATCCACAGACTGCCCATGCCCAACCTGAATGACGAGCTACACCACTCTGGTTGGAACGCCTGCAGCAGCTGTTTTGGCGACTCATCCAAGAAGCGCAACCGACTTATCCTGCCCTCGTTCATCTCCTCCCGGGTCTACATAGTGGACACTGGGACAGACCCCCGCGCGCCACAGATGCACAAG ATTGTGGAGCCCACAGATATCTTCTGGAAGACTGGCCTGGCCAACCCCCACACCACACACTGCCTGGGCAATGGCCAGATTATGATCAGCAGCATCGGAGATCCATCTGGCAATGGAAAAG GTGGCTTTATCTTGCTGGATGGTAAAACGTTCGAGGTGGTTGGTAACTGGGAGCTGCCTGGTGAGGCGGCACCTTTTGGTTATGACTTCTGGTACCAGCCCCGACACAACGTCATGATGAGCACCGAATGGGGAGCGCCCAAAGCCCTCGCCTACGGTTTCAACCTGGAACATGTCAAAGAAG GTCTCTATGGATCGAAGATCCACGTGTGGGACTGGACCACTCACAAGCGGCTACAGTCCCTGGACCTGGGGGAGGAGGGCGCCATTCCTCTGGAGATCCGCTTCCTCCATGATCCTTCCGCCACGGAGGGCTACGTCGGCTGTGCACTCCAAGGAACCGTCTTCCGTTTCTACAGGACACCA AAAGGAGAATGGGCTGCTGAGAAGGTTATCCACGTCCCCAGTAAGAAAGTGGAGGGATGGGCTTTGCCAGTGATGCCAA GTTTGATCACAGATATTCTGATCTCCCTGGACGACCGCTTCCTATACTTCAGTAACTGGCTGCATGGAGACATACGACAGTATGACATCACAAACAGGAGGAACCCACGTCTGGCTGGCCAG CTTTTCTTGGGAGGGAGCATCCTAAACGATGGCCCTGTCAAAGTACTGGAGGACCCAGAGAATCAGAGCCAACCACCCCCACGCATAATCAAG GGGAAGAGGATCCCAGGGAGCCCCCAGATGTTGCAGCTCAGTCTGGATGGGAAGAGACTGTAcgtcaccacctctctctacagtGGCTGGGACAAGCAGTTCTACCCAGAAATGATCAA GGAGGGTTCTGTTATGATGCAGATTGACGTGAACACAGCCAATGGTGGCCTCAAGGTGAATGAGAACTTCCTGGTCGACTTTGGGAAAGAGCCCAATGGCCCGGCCTTGGCCCACGAGCTACGATACCCTGGGGGAGACTGCACCTCTGACATCTGGCTGTAA
- the selenbp1 gene encoding methanethiol oxidase isoform X2 codes for MPNLNDELHHSGWNACSSCFGDSSKKRNRLILPSFISSRVYIVDTGTDPRAPQMHKIVEPTDIFWKTGLANPHTTHCLGNGQIMISSIGDPSGNGKGGFILLDGKTFEVVGNWELPGEAAPFGYDFWYQPRHNVMMSTEWGAPKALAYGFNLEHVKEGLYGSKIHVWDWTTHKRLQSLDLGEEGAIPLEIRFLHDPSATEGYVGCALQGTVFRFYRTPKGEWAAEKVIHVPSKKVEGWALPVMPSLITDILISLDDRFLYFSNWLHGDIRQYDITNRRNPRLAGQLFLGGSILNDGPVKVLEDPENQSQPPPRIIKGKRIPGSPQMLQLSLDGKRLYVTTSLYSGWDKQFYPEMIKEGSVMMQIDVNTANGGLKVNENFLVDFGKEPNGPALAHELRYPGGDCTSDIWL; via the exons ATGCCCAACCTGAATGACGAGCTACACCACTCTGGTTGGAACGCCTGCAGCAGCTGTTTTGGCGACTCATCCAAGAAGCGCAACCGACTTATCCTGCCCTCGTTCATCTCCTCCCGGGTCTACATAGTGGACACTGGGACAGACCCCCGCGCGCCACAGATGCACAAG ATTGTGGAGCCCACAGATATCTTCTGGAAGACTGGCCTGGCCAACCCCCACACCACACACTGCCTGGGCAATGGCCAGATTATGATCAGCAGCATCGGAGATCCATCTGGCAATGGAAAAG GTGGCTTTATCTTGCTGGATGGTAAAACGTTCGAGGTGGTTGGTAACTGGGAGCTGCCTGGTGAGGCGGCACCTTTTGGTTATGACTTCTGGTACCAGCCCCGACACAACGTCATGATGAGCACCGAATGGGGAGCGCCCAAAGCCCTCGCCTACGGTTTCAACCTGGAACATGTCAAAGAAG GTCTCTATGGATCGAAGATCCACGTGTGGGACTGGACCACTCACAAGCGGCTACAGTCCCTGGACCTGGGGGAGGAGGGCGCCATTCCTCTGGAGATCCGCTTCCTCCATGATCCTTCCGCCACGGAGGGCTACGTCGGCTGTGCACTCCAAGGAACCGTCTTCCGTTTCTACAGGACACCA AAAGGAGAATGGGCTGCTGAGAAGGTTATCCACGTCCCCAGTAAGAAAGTGGAGGGATGGGCTTTGCCAGTGATGCCAA GTTTGATCACAGATATTCTGATCTCCCTGGACGACCGCTTCCTATACTTCAGTAACTGGCTGCATGGAGACATACGACAGTATGACATCACAAACAGGAGGAACCCACGTCTGGCTGGCCAG CTTTTCTTGGGAGGGAGCATCCTAAACGATGGCCCTGTCAAAGTACTGGAGGACCCAGAGAATCAGAGCCAACCACCCCCACGCATAATCAAG GGGAAGAGGATCCCAGGGAGCCCCCAGATGTTGCAGCTCAGTCTGGATGGGAAGAGACTGTAcgtcaccacctctctctacagtGGCTGGGACAAGCAGTTCTACCCAGAAATGATCAA GGAGGGTTCTGTTATGATGCAGATTGACGTGAACACAGCCAATGGTGGCCTCAAGGTGAATGAGAACTTCCTGGTCGACTTTGGGAAAGAGCCCAATGGCCCGGCCTTGGCCCACGAGCTACGATACCCTGGGGGAGACTGCACCTCTGACATCTGGCTGTAA